The Opitutales bacterium ASA1 genome window below encodes:
- a CDS encoding methyltetrahydrofolate cobalamin methyltransferase, giving the protein MNDAPPRIRIIGELINNAYARARKAWTARDPAGFKDLARMQDEKGADIVNLNVDGTQSVSVRMEEMLEFLPVVIPAIQDATDVPLSFDNPSILYHRAALASFDRAKCRGKPVMNSLAASRTHLDEMLEMIREHDMRCVVMASEKFLPDGGSAQSLDPKDSHETIRRFVDLLVDRAGRTLDDIIVDPGLAPVGADTYGLVNIGLDTMRLCSDDGDLRGLHFSVGLSNFAWGTPRVVRDDLERAYLTIASEVGLDMALANVERNSEPLPPDHPIVDELRRALDAGRVVDGETVEEAGFRQAMCIMDICNARLEE; this is encoded by the coding sequence ATGAACGACGCCCCACCCCGCATCCGCATCATCGGAGAACTCATCAACAACGCCTACGCCCGCGCCCGCAAGGCGTGGACGGCTCGCGACCCCGCCGGCTTTAAGGACCTCGCACGCATGCAGGACGAAAAGGGCGCCGACATCGTCAACCTCAACGTCGACGGCACGCAGTCGGTCTCCGTGCGCATGGAGGAGATGCTGGAGTTTCTTCCCGTAGTGATTCCGGCGATACAGGACGCGACCGACGTCCCGCTCAGTTTCGACAATCCCTCCATCCTCTACCACCGCGCCGCGCTCGCCTCGTTCGACCGCGCGAAGTGCCGCGGCAAACCGGTGATGAACTCGCTCGCCGCCTCGCGCACGCACCTCGACGAGATGCTGGAGATGATCCGCGAACACGACATGCGCTGCGTCGTCATGGCCTCGGAAAAGTTCCTCCCAGACGGCGGCAGCGCGCAGTCGCTCGATCCGAAGGACAGCCACGAAACGATCCGCCGTTTCGTCGACCTGCTCGTCGACCGCGCCGGCCGCACGCTCGACGACATCATCGTCGACCCGGGGCTCGCTCCCGTCGGTGCCGACACCTACGGGTTGGTCAACATCGGCTTGGACACGATGCGTCTGTGTTCGGACGACGGCGACCTGCGCGGCCTGCACTTCTCGGTGGGTCTCTCCAATTTCGCGTGGGGCACACCGCGCGTCGTGCGCGACGATCTCGAGCGCGCCTACCTCACGATCGCATCCGAGGTCGGTCTCGACATGGCGCTCGCCAACGTCGAGCGCAACTCGGAGCCGTTGCCACCCGATCATCCGATCGTCGACGAATTGCGCCGGGCACTCGATGCCGGCCGCGTCGTCGACGGTGAGACCGTCGAGGAAGCAGGCTTTCGACAAGCGATGTGCATCATGGACATCTGCAACGCCCGCCTCGAGGAATGA
- a CDS encoding corrinoid protein → MADYALINQLLFEGKAAEVERLVRAALDEGRPVAEVLEEGLIAGMAVVGEDFKRAILYVPEVLIAARAMKAGMSVLRPLLVADAANNPSRGTLVIGTVKGDLHDIGKNLVCMMAEGAGFKIVDLGVDQPVENFVAAAREHSADVVGMSALLTTTMPYMKVVVDAFRREDDLRDTFIAVGGAPVNRMFADEIGADGYGPDASSSVDMFLGRVGVA, encoded by the coding sequence ATGGCCGACTACGCGCTGATCAACCAACTCCTGTTCGAAGGCAAAGCGGCCGAGGTGGAGCGTCTCGTGCGCGCCGCACTGGACGAGGGACGGCCCGTCGCGGAGGTGCTCGAAGAGGGCCTGATCGCCGGCATGGCGGTCGTCGGCGAAGACTTCAAACGCGCGATCCTCTACGTGCCCGAAGTGCTCATCGCCGCGCGCGCCATGAAAGCCGGTATGTCCGTGCTCCGACCGTTGCTCGTAGCCGACGCCGCGAACAACCCTTCGCGCGGCACGCTCGTGATCGGCACGGTCAAGGGAGACCTGCACGACATCGGCAAGAACCTCGTGTGCATGATGGCCGAGGGTGCCGGCTTCAAGATCGTGGACCTCGGCGTGGATCAGCCCGTGGAGAACTTCGTCGCGGCTGCGCGCGAGCACAGCGCCGACGTGGTCGGGATGAGCGCGCTGCTCACCACGACGATGCCCTACATGAAAGTCGTGGTCGACGCGTTCAGACGCGAGGACGATCTCCGCGACACGTTCATCGCCGTCGGCGGCGCACCGGTGAACCGCATGTTCGCCGACGAGATCGGTGCCGACGGTTACGGACCGGACGCGTCGAGCAGCGTGGACATGTTTCTCGGAAGGGTCGGCGTCGCCTGA
- a CDS encoding MtaA/CmuA family methyltransferase, translating into MPAIYEHKAWFIDSTPSAISRSADLLTCALLAEYEAVGPDALVVGVDVYNLEAETVGCKVTFYEGDDTSIPGIRPGDHVIRVGDDLSRAPLPNPTKDGRMPVNIEAARRVRAALGQDFWIRGALSGPFSLAISLVGAEALFLACLDRPEWVHSVLKYADRIIREFAKGYIDAGAELILFDSQASPELLSPDMYEEFVLPVTRDFVAWAGRRGVRDVPLIIGGNTTPIAETIARTGANNLLCDFTGDFDEWSAVCTSAGRAMRRNLSPRLLEKGAPDEIYETALRESRRGRDMPGFIMGTAVIPFGTPTASLHAVKRACRDAAKS; encoded by the coding sequence ATGCCGGCCATCTACGAGCACAAGGCATGGTTCATCGACAGCACGCCGTCCGCGATCTCCCGCAGCGCCGATCTCCTGACGTGCGCGCTGCTCGCCGAATACGAGGCGGTAGGCCCCGACGCGCTCGTCGTCGGCGTCGACGTCTACAACCTCGAGGCCGAAACGGTCGGGTGCAAAGTGACCTTCTACGAGGGCGACGACACGAGCATCCCCGGCATCCGACCCGGCGACCACGTGATCCGCGTCGGCGACGACCTCTCCCGCGCGCCGTTGCCCAATCCCACGAAGGATGGTCGCATGCCGGTGAACATCGAGGCCGCGCGGCGCGTTCGTGCCGCGCTCGGTCAGGATTTTTGGATACGCGGCGCGCTCTCCGGGCCCTTCTCGCTCGCCATCAGTCTCGTCGGCGCGGAGGCGCTGTTTCTCGCCTGCCTCGATCGCCCCGAGTGGGTACATTCGGTGTTGAAGTATGCGGACCGCATCATCCGCGAGTTCGCGAAAGGTTACATCGACGCCGGTGCGGAGTTGATCCTCTTCGATTCGCAGGCCTCGCCCGAACTTCTTTCGCCGGACATGTACGAGGAGTTCGTCCTGCCCGTGACGCGCGACTTCGTCGCATGGGCCGGCCGCCGCGGCGTGCGCGACGTGCCGCTCATCATCGGCGGAAACACCACGCCCATCGCCGAGACGATCGCACGCACCGGCGCGAACAATCTTCTCTGCGACTTCACCGGCGACTTCGACGAATGGTCCGCGGTCTGCACGTCCGCTGGTCGCGCCATGCGTCGCAACCTCTCGCCGCGACTGCTCGAAAAAGGCGCGCCCGACGAGATCTACGAGACCGCGCTGCGTGAATCACGTCGTGGCCGCGACATGCCGGGTTTCATCATGGGCACCGCCGTGATTCCGTTCGGCACGCCGACCGCGAGTCTGCATGCCGTCAAACGCGCCTGTCGCGACGCTGCCAAGAGTTGA
- a CDS encoding methylenetetrahydrofolate reductase C-terminal domain-containing protein yields the protein MSDFRHKLEATNDFVVGVELVSTRGTVQETLASRTVAFARDLAASPQVDWVSITDNAGGNPMLAPPTLGGIIRDGGRDVVIHLSCKDLNRNGLESEAWMLASEGFHNLLALTGDYSGPGVDGTAKPVFDIDSVGLLALLARMNAGLELARPRSGGTTRLAPTRFYPGCVVTNFKLHENEVVPQLLKLDKKIANGARWVINQIGFDSRKTSELVAWLRRPGAVSAGMPLIGNVYLLSPRVARLFRTGRIPGVVVSDALADVCERQAASPDRGRAFFVELAAKQIAIHRGLGCRGVYLGGVHTMAEVDEVLALSRTFAPDDWKAFAREVRFSRPGECFLFAEDPATGLADAASWDSGYTQSLRRPPPSPHVDLHYRVSKWTHDAMFTPGRGLWNLGARLAAGARDPMQGPAWLRAIEHAGKSLMFRCKDCGDCSLPDIAFLCPESACAKNQRNGPCGGTRDGLCEVDDFPCIWARAYDRLKSDHRSEELLDHAPVLQDQSLRGTSSWANTWLGRDHLARSRATAASSSDSIPTDPTP from the coding sequence ATGTCCGACTTTCGGCACAAGCTCGAAGCCACGAACGACTTCGTCGTCGGCGTCGAACTCGTGTCGACGCGCGGCACCGTGCAGGAAACACTCGCTTCGCGCACGGTCGCATTCGCCCGCGATCTCGCCGCGTCTCCGCAAGTCGATTGGGTTTCGATCACCGACAACGCCGGAGGCAATCCCATGCTCGCGCCGCCCACGCTCGGCGGGATCATCCGCGACGGTGGCCGAGACGTCGTCATCCATCTTTCCTGCAAGGATCTCAACCGCAACGGCCTCGAGTCCGAAGCCTGGATGCTCGCGAGCGAAGGGTTTCACAACTTGCTCGCGCTCACCGGCGATTACTCGGGTCCCGGTGTCGACGGCACCGCCAAGCCGGTGTTCGACATCGACTCGGTCGGCTTGCTCGCGTTGCTCGCACGCATGAACGCGGGCCTCGAGCTGGCCCGCCCGCGCTCAGGCGGGACCACTCGTCTCGCGCCGACACGCTTCTATCCCGGGTGCGTGGTGACGAACTTCAAGCTGCACGAGAACGAGGTCGTTCCTCAGTTGCTGAAGCTCGACAAGAAAATCGCCAACGGCGCGCGTTGGGTGATCAACCAGATCGGTTTCGATTCGCGCAAGACCTCCGAACTGGTCGCGTGGCTGCGTCGTCCCGGTGCCGTTTCCGCCGGAATGCCTTTGATCGGCAACGTCTACCTGCTCTCCCCGCGCGTCGCTCGGCTCTTCCGCACCGGTCGCATCCCCGGCGTCGTGGTGTCCGACGCGCTCGCGGACGTCTGCGAACGCCAAGCCGCGTCGCCCGATCGCGGTCGCGCGTTCTTCGTCGAACTCGCCGCCAAACAGATCGCGATCCACCGCGGGCTCGGCTGCCGCGGCGTTTACCTCGGCGGTGTGCACACGATGGCGGAGGTCGACGAAGTGCTCGCGCTGTCGCGCACGTTCGCGCCCGACGATTGGAAGGCGTTCGCCCGCGAAGTCCGTTTCTCGAGACCCGGCGAGTGCTTCCTCTTCGCCGAGGACCCGGCCACCGGGCTGGCCGATGCCGCGTCGTGGGATTCCGGATACACGCAGTCGTTGCGCCGACCACCACCGTCGCCTCACGTCGACCTGCACTACCGCGTCTCCAAGTGGACGCACGACGCGATGTTCACGCCGGGCCGCGGCCTGTGGAATCTCGGCGCACGGCTCGCCGCGGGGGCGCGCGACCCCATGCAAGGTCCCGCTTGGCTCCGCGCGATCGAGCACGCGGGCAAGTCGCTCATGTTCCGCTGCAAGGACTGCGGCGACTGCTCGCTGCCCGACATCGCCTTTCTCTGTCCCGAATCCGCCTGCGCGAAAAACCAACGCAACGGCCCCTGCGGCGGCACACGCGACGGCCTCTGCGAGGTCGACGACTTTCCCTGCATCTGGGCCCGCGCCTACGATCGGCTCAAGTCCGACCATCGTTCCGAAGAACTGCTCGACCACGCGCCTGTGCTTCAGGACCAGAGTCTGCGCGGCACGTCGAGTTGGGCCAACACGTGGCTCGGCCGCGACCATCTCGCACGCAGCCGCGCGACCGCTGCTTCCAGCTCCGATTCGATACCGACCGACCCTACGCCATGA